A section of the Rhodobacter sp. genome encodes:
- the purL gene encoding phosphoribosylformylglycinamidine synthase subunit PurL, which produces MQEPAITDDLIAAHGLKPDEYQRILDIIGREPTFTELGIFSAMWNEHCSYKSSKKWLRTLPTKGPQVICGPGENAGVVDIGDGQALIFKMESHNHPSYIEPHQGAATGVGGILRDVFTMGARPIAAMNALSFGLPSHPKTAHIVKGVVEGIGSYGNCFGVPNVGGEVRFHASYNGNCLVNAFAAGLAETDRIFYSAASGVGMPVVYLGAKTGRDGVGGATMASAEFDDTIEEKRPTVQVGDPFTEKRLLEACLELMQTGAVISIQDMGAAGLTCSAVEMGDKGGLGIKLQLDDVPQREAAMTAYEMMLSESQERMLMVLHPEKEAEARAVFEKWDLDFAIVGETIPEDRFLILHGNAIKADLPLSKLSSEAPEYDRPWVPTPAAAPMDPVPQIDPVDALRALIASPNYAHKGWVWEQYDHMVMADTVRAPGLGAGVVRVHGTDKAIAFTSDVTPRYVRANPVEGGKQAVAEAYRNLTAVGARPLATTDNLNFGNPEKPEIMGQFVGAIQGIGAACAALDMPIVSGNVSLYNETDGKGILPTPTIGAVGLLASLDELIAGRPESGDFAILIGATTGHLGQSALLAEVFHREDGDAPAVDLDAERRNGEFLRANRALVKAATDLSDGGLALAAFEMAEAAGLGLTLDEGETGFLFGEDQARYLLACGFDQAEALMVAAASAGVPVQTVGRFGGETVSLGGSTAPLRDLSALYRGAFEAALG; this is translated from the coding sequence ATGCAAGAGCCCGCCATCACCGACGACCTGATCGCCGCACACGGTCTGAAGCCCGACGAATACCAGCGCATCCTCGACATCATCGGCCGCGAGCCCACGTTCACCGAACTGGGCATCTTCAGCGCCATGTGGAACGAGCATTGCTCCTACAAATCGTCGAAGAAATGGCTGCGCACCCTGCCGACCAAGGGCCCCCAGGTGATCTGCGGACCGGGCGAGAACGCCGGCGTGGTCGATATCGGCGATGGTCAGGCGCTGATCTTCAAGATGGAGAGCCACAACCACCCGTCCTATATCGAGCCGCACCAAGGCGCGGCGACCGGCGTGGGCGGCATTCTGCGCGACGTGTTCACCATGGGCGCGCGGCCCATCGCGGCGATGAACGCGCTGAGTTTCGGCCTGCCCTCGCACCCCAAGACCGCGCATATCGTCAAGGGCGTGGTCGAGGGGATCGGCAGCTACGGCAACTGCTTCGGCGTGCCCAACGTGGGCGGCGAGGTGCGCTTCCATGCCAGCTACAACGGCAACTGCCTGGTCAACGCCTTTGCGGCGGGGCTCGCAGAGACCGACCGGATCTTCTACTCGGCCGCCTCGGGCGTGGGGATGCCGGTGGTCTACCTGGGCGCCAAGACCGGCCGCGACGGTGTCGGCGGGGCGACCATGGCGTCGGCGGAATTCGACGACACGATCGAGGAAAAGCGCCCCACCGTGCAGGTCGGCGACCCGTTCACCGAAAAGCGCCTGCTCGAGGCCTGCCTGGAGCTGATGCAGACCGGCGCGGTCATCTCGATCCAGGACATGGGCGCGGCTGGCCTGACCTGCTCGGCGGTCGAGATGGGCGACAAGGGCGGGCTGGGCATCAAGCTGCAACTCGACGACGTGCCCCAGCGCGAGGCCGCGATGACGGCCTACGAGATGATGCTGTCGGAATCGCAAGAGCGCATGCTGATGGTCCTGCACCCCGAGAAAGAGGCCGAGGCCCGCGCCGTCTTTGAAAAATGGGACCTCGATTTCGCCATCGTCGGCGAAACCATCCCCGAGGACCGCTTCCTGATCCTGCACGGCAATGCGATCAAGGCCGATCTGCCGCTGTCCAAGCTCAGCTCGGAAGCGCCCGAATACGACCGCCCCTGGGTGCCGACCCCGGCCGCCGCGCCGATGGACCCGGTGCCGCAGATCGACCCCGTGGACGCGCTGCGCGCGCTCATTGCCAGCCCGAACTATGCCCACAAGGGCTGGGTCTGGGAGCAATATGACCACATGGTCATGGCCGACACCGTGCGCGCGCCAGGACTGGGCGCGGGCGTGGTGCGGGTGCACGGCACGGACAAGGCCATCGCCTTCACCAGCGACGTGACGCCGCGCTATGTGCGGGCGAACCCGGTCGAAGGCGGCAAGCAAGCGGTGGCCGAGGCCTATCGCAACCTGACCGCCGTGGGCGCGCGACCGCTGGCGACGACCGACAACCTGAACTTCGGCAATCCCGAAAAGCCCGAGATCATGGGCCAGTTCGTCGGTGCGATCCAGGGAATCGGCGCGGCCTGCGCGGCGCTGGACATGCCGATCGTGTCGGGCAACGTGTCGCTTTACAACGAGACCGACGGCAAGGGCATCCTGCCGACCCCGACCATCGGCGCGGTGGGGCTTCTGGCTTCGCTGGACGAGCTGATCGCAGGCCGGCCCGAGTCCGGCGATTTCGCGATCCTGATCGGCGCGACGACGGGCCACCTGGGCCAGTCCGCGCTGCTGGCCGAGGTGTTCCACCGCGAGGACGGCGACGCGCCCGCCGTGGACCTGGACGCCGAGCGCCGAAACGGCGAATTCCTGCGCGCGAACCGGGCGCTGGTCAAGGCCGCGACGGACCTTTCGGACGGCGGGCTGGCGCTGGCGGCCTTCGAGATGGCCGAGGCCGCGGGCCTGGGGCTGACGCTGGACGAGGGCGAGACCGGGTTCCTCTTTGGCGAGGACCAGGCGCGCTATCTGCTCGCCTGCGGCTTTGACCAGGCCGAGGCGCTGATGGTCGCGGCGGCGTCGGCGGGCGTGCCGGTGCAGACCGTGGGCCGCTTTGGCGGCGAGACGGTCAGCCTGGGCGGGTCCACGGCGCCGCTGCGCGATCTGTCGGCGCTTTATCGCGGGGCATTCGAAGCCGCCCTGGGGTGA
- a CDS encoding LysR family transcriptional regulator, translating to MDWDKLRIFHAVADAGSLTHAGDALGLSQSAVSRQIRGLEESLGTTLFHRHARGLILTEQGELLFDATRSMTKRLETAAARIRDSEDEVYGELRVTTTTAFGTLWLAPRLPMLYAKYPELRIDLMLEERVLDLPMREADVAIRMKEPSQADLIRKRLMGVRMRLYASPEYLRQNGTPTALPDMSDHRLVCQHAAAHQVAAGAALVRELMTYAVRSTFTVNNYFGVLQAVVNNLGVGVLPDYLTEDFPQLVRVLPHVESAEVPVFLAYPEELRHSKRVSAFRDFVLDGVIAYRRQRSAMSDE from the coding sequence ATGGACTGGGACAAGCTCAGAATCTTTCACGCGGTCGCCGATGCGGGCAGCCTGACCCATGCCGGCGACGCCCTGGGGCTGAGCCAGTCTGCGGTCAGCCGGCAGATTCGCGGGCTGGAAGAGTCGCTGGGAACCACCCTGTTCCACCGCCACGCACGGGGACTGATTCTCACCGAGCAGGGGGAATTGCTGTTCGACGCCACGCGGTCGATGACCAAGCGGTTGGAAACCGCCGCCGCGCGCATCCGCGACAGCGAGGACGAGGTCTACGGCGAATTGCGCGTCACCACGACGACCGCCTTTGGCACGCTCTGGCTGGCGCCGCGCCTGCCGATGCTTTACGCCAAGTATCCCGAATTGCGCATCGACCTGATGCTCGAGGAGCGAGTCCTCGACCTGCCGATGCGCGAGGCCGACGTGGCGATCCGCATGAAGGAGCCCAGCCAGGCCGACCTGATCCGCAAGCGCCTGATGGGGGTGCGGATGCGGCTGTATGCCAGCCCCGAATACCTGCGCCAGAACGGCACCCCGACCGCCCTGCCCGACATGAGCGATCACCGCCTGGTCTGCCAGCACGCCGCCGCCCACCAGGTCGCCGCCGGCGCGGCGCTGGTGCGCGAACTCATGACCTATGCGGTGCGATCGACCTTTACCGTGAACAATTATTTCGGCGTGTTGCAGGCGGTGGTCAACAATCTGGGCGTCGGCGTGCTGCCCGACTACCTGACCGAGGATTTCCCCCAGCTGGTGCGGGTCTTGCCCCATGTGGAAAGCGCCGAAGTGCCGGTGTTCCTGGCCTATCCCGAGGAACTGCGCCATTCCAAGCGGGTGTCCGCGTTTCGCGATTTCGTGCTGGACGGCGTCATCGCCTATCGCCGCCAACGCTCGGCCATGAGCGACGAATGA